A window from Montipora capricornis isolate CH-2021 unplaced genomic scaffold, ASM3666992v2 scaffold_419, whole genome shotgun sequence encodes these proteins:
- the LOC138035533 gene encoding uncharacterized protein: MAAKRFQTRTEEEIEQLLQDKSSKSTNKATLNAVRTLRDFCKEQNLDESFQELSKTDLNSLLRKFYTSARKCDGSLYSKNSLVGIRYGIARYLQQEKGLKITDDEAFSTDNEAFSAVTTELKKLGKAKPIDVLYKCLFDIVFFLVRRGRENLREHTKSTFAVAVDSQSRKYVYQKEDELDKNHRADDSPYDTSCDGCMYEKPESALCPMECFELYLSKLNPDIECLWQRRKETISNDNPVWYCMAPLGKNTLGTFMKTLSKNANLSQEYTNHSIRATAVTLLDHSNFEARHIMRVSGYKSESSIRSYSRRLPENKQSEISDALSAACTADRAVLPVMNLPTNNEDLELTSSQFQHAVDSLTNSPLPNINSLPGSPSLEQNAFAQQTTLRNDGVSFASGAFYNCQVTMNFNYK, translated from the exons ATGGCAGCTAAACGATTTCAAACAAGAactgaagaagaaattgaacaGCTTCTACAGGACAAGAGCTCGAAATCCACTAACAAAGCCACCCTAAATGCCGTGAGAACGTTGAGAGACTTCTGCAAAGAGCAAAATTTGGACGAAAGCTTCCAAGAACTGAGCAAAACAGACCTCAACTCCTTACTCCGGAAATTCTACACAAGTGCTCGAAAATGCGATGGCTCACTTTATTCCAAGAATTCTTTGGTGGGGATACGCTATGGCATTGCCAGGTACTTGCAACAGGAAAAGGGCTTAAAAATTACCGACGATGAAGCGTTTTCTACGGACAATGAAGCATTTTCCGCTGTAACGACAGAACTGAAAAAACTGGGCAAGGCGAAG CCAATAGATGTTCTTTACAAATGTTTGTTTGACATTGTTTTCTTCTTGGTGCGAAGGGGCCGAGAAAACTTACGCGAACATACAAAGTCAACGTTTGCAGTCGCGGTTGATTCTCAAAGCAGAAAATATGTTTACCAAAAAGAAGACGAGCTGGATAAAAATCACCGCGCTGATGACTCTCCTTACGATACGTCATGTGATGGTTGTATGTACGAGAAACCTGAAAGTGCACTCTGTCCTATGGAATGCTTTGAACTCTATTTGTCAAAGTTAAACCCCGACATCGAATGTCTCTGGCAAAGGCGcaaagaaactatttcaaatgACAATCCTGTATGGTATTGCATGGCTCCACTCGGAAAGAATACGCTGGGGACATTCATGAAAACTCTATCTAAAAATGCGAACTTGTCTCAGGAATATACAAACCACAGCATTCGAGCCACAGCTGTCACCTTGTTAGACCACTCAAACTTTGAAGCACGTCATATCATGAGAGTTTCTGGATATAAATCCGAATCTAGTATTAGATCATACTCTCGAAGACTGCCGGAGAATAAACAGAGTGAAATCTCGGATGCCTTAAGTGCAGCTTGTACTGCTGATCGTGCAGTTCTGCCAGTAATGAATCTCCCAACAAACAACGAAGATCTTGAGTTAACCTCAAGTCAGTTCCAACACGCAGTTGATTCCCTGACTAATTCTCCATTGCCTAACATCAACTCTTTACCGGGCTCTCCCTCTTTGGAGCAAAACGCCTTTGCACAGCAAACTACCCTCAGAAATGATGGCGTGTCTTTCGCATCTGGTGCCTTTTACAATTGTCAAGTTACTATGAATTTCAATTATAAATGA
- the LOC138035534 gene encoding uncharacterized protein encodes MTGPSGNSESCFPSSLNVPLGFASGNIEVSGEQNSLFPLGPVIKCLLTDGTCSICSHSQRQRLDLGTAFEKDRSVSEGKKAKRQLFQSRRSEGGPSTSSQNTVIDHELRTDTRTSDDVKLTGIHFWNVQKRDNSPSITSTVTTGTFTSSASTTSSSTVVNPTCPTISTTPTSTRSDSISVSACMSLPTLSDVDFQSPASDTASTSSTHPFSTPASSRANCQKCTSKSQKLRDAKKSIRGLRQKVAELKQTIKELQTVSINR; translated from the coding sequence atgactggcccctcgggaaacagtgagtctTGTTTCCCCTCGAGCCTCAATGTtcccctcggcttcgcctcggggaacattgaggtcTCGGGGGAACAAAACTCACTCTTTCCcttgggaccagtcattaagtgcttattaacAGATGGAACTTGCTCCATATGTTCCCACTCACAAAGACAGAGGTTGGATTTGGGCACAGCTTTCGAAAAAGACAGAAGTGTATCAGAGGGAAAGAAAGCTAAAAGACAGCTATTTCAATCTAGACGTTCTGAAGGAGGGCCTTCTACAAGTTCACAAAACACTGTCATTGATCATGAACTAAGAACAGACACAAGGACTTCAGACGATGTCAAACTGACTGGCATTCACTTCTGGAATGTCCAGAAGAGGGACAATTCTCCTTCCATCACCAGCACGGTTACTACAGGAACATTCACCAGCTCTGCTTCAACCACCTCCAGCAGCACAGTTGTTAATCCTACCTGTCCTACCATCAGCACAACACCCACCTCAACCCGTTCAGATTCAATCAGTGTGTCAGCTTGCATGTCCCTTCCAACTCTTTCAGATGTTGATTTTCAGAGCCCTGCAAGTGATACTGCTTCGACTAGTTCCACACATCCATTTTCAACTCCTGCCAGTAGCAGAGCCAATTGCCAGAAATGTACCTCCAAGTCTCAAAAATTGAGGGATGCAAAAAAAAGCATTCGGGGTTTACGTCAAAAAGTTGCAGAATTGAAGCAGACCATTAAAGAACTGCAAACAGTGAGTATAAACAGATAA